From Mugil cephalus isolate CIBA_MC_2020 chromosome 4, CIBA_Mcephalus_1.1, whole genome shotgun sequence:
GACAATTAGTGGAGGTTATTGCGTTTTTGCTGCTGCAGTCAGTTTGTTTAGTCTTCCTGTAGCTGTTCTTACACTCTCCAGAAATGAAAGTTCCCTAATTAAGTCCATACCAGTGAGATGAATGGTCATAGGAGGTGTGCTGAAGAATGAGGTCGGTTTGCCGCAGAGCTGAAAGTCCATCGAGCGTTGATCCCAGGCCCACATGTCCCGTGAAAGTGTGGGTTTCAGAGTGTTGGCATGAAGGACGTTCTCTCTCCATGGCTGTAAGTGCGatgaagcagcacaaacacaaactatcATCAGATACCTGTGGAGATTAGCCAGATGCTTCAAATACTCCTAGAACATTATCTTTACTGCCTCTGGGACAGTAAATAATTGTGTGAAGCAACGGCAGGACTAATATCATTAGTCACGTCATATTACGCGCTATTCAATACCCAATCTAAAGAtactagttaaaaaaaaagaagctgtccCTGCTCTAAGATCCATGGGAATGCCAGTAAAGTGAAGTCACCTTCCTCAGTTCCTCCACACGAGCTTCATCTGGATGTCTGGGGTGAACTTTGGGCTTGTTCATACTCGTGACCCAAACTGTGGAGGCAGCAGCGGAGTCGGATCTTAAAGTCACATCTCCGGGATCCACCGTTGCGCTGTGGTACTGCTGACTGTAGGTGAACCTCCGCCACGGCACCTGAGACGGTCACACAGACATCGTTATTATCTTCATCTATGTACCAGCTTGAAAGATGTGACATTCTGTATATTTCTAAGTGTCAATGTATTCCCTCTTTGCTGTCTAAGTTCCATTAACACTCAGCAGTAAAACCATCTGTACAAACCTTGGCCATCTCTGTACGGAGCAGATCCTTGTTTTGCTCATTGGAGTTGAAGGTTTGGATGCTGTAGTTGTGTGCGGGTTTGCCTCCAGACTCTTCTATCCTTAATACCGCAGCGTCTGGCTTTTGCAGTTGCTCGCTTTCCTCGTGTAccttttcaacattttcctgGAACATACTGACACGTATGAGTGGCTCTGTTAATAAATCAAACTCGGGTGGAAACATTCGCTGTAGGAACACAGACCTGGATGAAGTTCTTCGTGTGTTGCTGTGCCATCTGCCGGCTGTTGTGTTTCCATCTGTCGTAGTCTTTGTTGTGCGTGTCGAGCGGTGCGTGTCTCTTCATCCTGACAGGTAGAGCGATCAGGTCCTTTTCAGTGTTTGCTCCGGCTTTTTGCTCCCACTGTTCAACACGTGTGCCATATTCCTCGTTCAGGCTGAGGATCATGTCAGCTGAGGGGAAGAGGTTGTACTGCACCACCTCTTTGAGGTGCTTCACTCGACAAAGCTGGCTCAACCTAGGGAAAAATACATGTGATTATTgctcattttaatataaaaataagtgcagtatgtaaaatttatattataataatttgaCGTGATAATTTCGATTCTTCACCCAAGGATCTTCAGACCTTCACTCACTGAGACATCGATGAGGTGTCAGTCATGaggattattatttattactaagGTACCTAGAATCTTGAATCAAGGTATTTTACAGTTTCTAATGTCTGTATAAATATTATGTGTGTATCTGCATGAGCACTGATGAATCACACATGAACAACCTCAAAGTCACTGGGTGGAGCTGAGACCACAAAGTTGGAAGTTTTTTGACGTATTTTTCCTACCATTACAAGCAGCCATGCATCTACagtggtggattttttttattttttattttattttttttggacaattaaaaatgattagttccataaaaatacataagaaattgtgataccagtgatccactaatgaaggccatgtttgtttgttttttattaaaagacagatttttctGTTTCCGTGCTTCGTGTCTACATAAAGccaacactttttttccaccactgtaccGTGTTTCTAACATGCAAATCAGTTGAGGAAAAGGTGAAACAGAATATGgaatatgttttcagtttgttaaatTATTGTTGCACACTGCAGTATAAACTCTTCAAATATAgtctgagtattttttttttaactgcagcaTACTATGGTGAATGTGTAGAGGTATGCACTAGCAGTCAAACTTTTGGACACACTTCCTTATTGAATTGAAGGAGAAACTTTTGACTGCTAGTGTCTGTGGGGGGTCATGGTGGTAAACCCGAGGTGAATTATCTAGCCCCAGAAGTCCTCGTCATGTCTGAGATAATTTTTACCATCTTTCActtcactgttttggttttatgtcCGTCGGGTTCACGGTTCTGGTTCATTCTCCTTTACCTcagtctgcagctgttttcagtgaaCAGCTTTGATAAACGTATGCTACCTGGCCGGAACCAAATAATAGAGCAGCAAACCTGGCTAATAGCAAACACAGTGGAGCATTTGCTGCAGCGGCTTATGGGCCAGACCTGCTTCACAACACGACAGCATGGTGCTACTATCAACTTTTTTGTACATGTGCTAGAACATGCAACATCTCGAGTTTAATACCGCTGCAATTATTTCCTTTTACGAGTACCTGGACAGCGCCTGGAAGCAGGGCTGAGGGAGCACACCTCGAATGTAGATAAGAGGCTTTCTCATGATGGTCTTCAGAGGCTCACATAGGTGGACAGGACTCAAGCCCACATCTAATGAGTCGTACATGCGTCTGAAGAAACCCAGGTTGGAGTTGTAGAGAACTATGACATGCTCCTCCTCACTCCCGCTTAGCCTGCAAAACATCACACAAACTACAAGACTCTCATTGTAACCTAAACACTCCTGTCCAATAGGCGGCTCAGCTGTGAAGAGTTAACACCGGCTGTTGGGGTAAGATAACATTGGTGGGCTTACTTCATAGGTACAGCCTCCCAAAGCCTCTTCACTGCTTTTTCTTGCAGCCCTTCAAGAACAAAGATGTGTGTCCTTGTATCTAGCACGTGGAACCCTGTTACAAAATCCAGATCCTTGCTCTTCTCGTGCTTAAAATTCATTTTGTAATTTGATAGGGCTGTCTGTATATTTTCCAGTGAGCGTGAGCCCAGATGGAAAGCTGCCGCGTTGATCTGGAGGATCTCTGACCTCAGCTTGGTCATCGCAGAGGAGTTGTTGAATGCAAACTGGTAAATGATGCGCCCGAACGGAGCGTCGGTCTTACAATTGAGTGGGTAAGCTATCTCGGCCTTCACTTTCAGTTGAGAGTTGGCGTCATAATAATGGCCTTGTGGCACGGGAGCTGCAGCGTCCGTCATCGTCTTCTTCAATCGGCTTCGCTCCCTGTCcagcagcagaggtggaggGCGGCTTTTAATTGGTAAGTACACCTCTAGGCTTTTCTTTCCAAGTAGCAGATCCGAGAGGTTTAGGCACGCAACGCCGTGAGTGTTAACGGCCGCCATCTTCTTTGTTAATAATGTCGCACGGCGCTGGTTTGCATTGTCTGAGCCACTGCCCAATGACGAGGGAGATTTTGCTGCTTCGTCCGACTTTCTGTCACGATCATGAACCTCTATCTCCAGCGGAGGACCGGAGAAGAACTCTTGGAGCTCTTCGAGATTCATCAAGCCGGTCAGGATCACATTGACGTCTTTGAAGTAGATGTCAGTATCATGCTTGTGGTAACTGGTCCTGTGTGCTTCGAAGTTATCGAACTTATACTGGCAATATACAGGCATGCATCTCTCctgaggaaagaaacaaaaacacagaatgacTAGAGCTAAATCCACTGCATAAAATCAGAAAATCTACATTTTGTTGGGAAATGTATTCACATAGTTCACAAGATTGCACCTGTAAGACGTGGAAGGGCACAGGGGATGAAGGCATTGAAGTGGCTGACACAATTGTGATGACCAGAGGGTTGAGTTCAGTCTTCAGCTGGTCTGACATCAATGGTTTATCCAGAGAAATGTTGCACATGACTTCCAGTACACCAGAAGAACACACCAGGAAGCGTTCAGTCAATGAGGTGTCACCTGGGCGTCACAGATATAACAGACAAAACGTTTCCTTTAATGAATAACATGACGTCTGAGTGTTTAAACCTTGCTATCGTATCAATCTTGCTAGCGACAAGCCTCAAGACGTAGCAGTGAGGTCCACGACTGACATACAGCACCTCAAGAAAGGTTTAGAAAGATCTGCAAAGGCGTCCATGAATTCTGaagactgtgactctgtgatcATAACCTTCACACTGGCTTTGAACTGTTGGAATAGCTGTGAACATGTGCTCAGACGTTCAATGTTCCACAGGATGAACTGTAACAACCCCAGAATTTTCATTTATCATCCACAGCTGTATTTTGACTTTATTGCtaattacaaacatttatatatgtTCATGCAACCATCTGGATTTCCTGCACTTCTGCACGAAAACGATTCAAAACATCATtcgattttcacacaagtcctgaaagtaatTACATATCTGTGACTTGCGAAAGAAAGTGCACTACTAggattaaaagttaattttaaGGCCAAATTCgagattgtttgtttgtttgtttttgcagaaaagctgttttgctgcttctggGCCAGAGTGATTATTGATGGACCACTAAATTCTCATTCATACCAGTGagtgctaaaataaaatgtctttgagTTGAATCTTAAGGGAAAATGCAACATGCAGCAAGCACACAAGCCATtctacaaagaagaacaagaaaagaatgacaaaatgaatgtttttgggGATGGCCAAGTCATGTTGAGGAATAACCTGAAACAAGCAGTTTATTTGAAGAAACCCCACCAGCATCTCAGGCCTGAAGTAGTTCTGGACTGCAGAATTTTCCAAAATGCTATAGGCGACTGATGAGAAGTTACTAGAAATTTTTAGAAACGCTGATATTGCTGCACAGGAGGGTCACAGCAGATATTaaaaacaagggttcacttcCTTTGGCACCTCACAGATGATCTATGTACATGCACATGATGCATTTTTTCAAgtaaatatatgttaatatttccatttcatttgtttgattgatcTCATTCACTTTCAGAATTAAATATCTGCTCATGTTTAGAGACATTTTTGTGCAGACATGTAGAAAATTCCAAGTggtgcaaatacttttaagcGACACTGTAAGTTTTTAATTGTCAACTTGGATATACGCTAAAGAATCATGCTGCACCTCTGCACTGCCTGAGAGGGAAAAGACTTGTTTAATGGTGTCATCTGAGTATatctgaaaagaaatgactgcCCTACAACAGCTTTGTTCCACATTTGCAGGGCATCATATGACTATAACTCAATTACAGCAACTCCTTAACCTCAGAAAGTAAGCGAGTATGTAATGTGTAGAGAAGAAAAGCCCCTTTGTCACAGCTGCACCATGTGGGCTtgcaatataaatatgaaaGGCGGCGACTGGAGAGGAACCAGGTTTCTGCTAGACAGATTCAGATCCTTTACTGAAGTGAAAGTAATAATGTCACACTGTAAaagacagcatcacacagcGTCTCAATTACCTCCACTTCCATCTCATTTGCTTTTTCCAAAGTGAATTACTCTGCGATTTTATCTGCTCGGCCTTGTAAAAATGAGACGAGAGTGACTCTGGGGTTGAGCCGCTCACAACCAGGAGATGTTCtgtacatgtactgtatttatattataatgaagAGTCCTACATGCAGGTAGCTTCTTTTGAGGCTATTCCTATGAACGCAATGGTTGACTCACCAGCCACCAGGCAAATTGGGTTGATCTCAACTGATGCTGTGCCAGTCTTTTTGATGTCCTCAAGGTCATAGActtctgttgtgtgtttttcaggacCTTTTTTCAGATGTGGTGCAAGATTCCCatctataaaaacaacatttatatgTGAGTTTACTGTACATCAGCATGATGTTAGGCAGAGACATCAGACAACAATATGCATCAAGGATACATTGTGCTGTTAAACTTCATTACTGGAAAAAATGAAGAGATAAATTAGGGCTGGTCAGTACTGGTTCATACTGAATATTGGTATTTttttcgttatgatatgaattttagTATAgatcattttcaatgtagcgcttttaaacacacatggtgcaacTGCATCCCTTGGGCGTAGTGgcgatggaaaggtccgaaaaaggAAGTggcagaagagaagaaaaaaggtgctgtcatttagtttttttttttgtttttttagggtaACCAGACATCCCTGATcgctggggacagtccccgttttgggtGACCTGTTCCTCGGCTAAAGCTGTTTGCAAAAATGTCCCCAGtattagctttttatgaatgagaaaaaaaatgttgcgtgcaTACTAcaactacagttattacggtagccggttgcGCTGCtactgacatcacagacataacagtttaaatatgactaaatatgtcaaaataaatgaaatctctttccacatcagcaggcagttcTAACACGAGGCCATATAAACCTGTTTtcctactagtgtgggattattctacaatatttattcatcatcacaataaaatagtccatcctcagtcaatctaATGCATTAATtactctctcaaccagtaggaactgttgtaaacatgttattatgcatgagaaaaaaaaagtaccgtaataccatcagaatttttcaaataaatactgtaatatACATCCAGCTCTAAGCTAAATTTACTCTCAACTGAATTTATCACCTTTGTCTGTTTTGCGATAGGCTTTAGATGCGTTTgacttcttctccctcatgcTTCTCAGCTTGTTCACCATAGTCTTGATCTCACCTTAAGAGAAAACATATCATATCATTTGAAAGCCAAACACAAAACGTACAGTGATTGGGCCACGCTGGGGGAAGTAACTGACGCTCACCGCACACATCTGCTGCATTTTCAGACTGATCCTGAGGCAGTCTGAGGGCTTTGAGTCTTTCGTAGCCGGCTTGGCTGGACAGTTTATCCTTGCTGTTCCATATTTGAAGTCTGATTTTCCGAGGGAGCAGACTGATCAACGTGTCCCTGTTGACTCTGACGTTGAAATTCTGGGACCAGCCAACCCACGTCTGATCTCCTTCGCGCCACGTTCTCAGAATCTGTTACAACAATCCACATTTCGCATCggaaacaaatatttcattcaGCAGCAGGAGCTTTTGAAGCGCGTTTGACATCTGCATGAAAATAACTCCTGTGCAAATAGGGGGGAACTATTTACTGTAACTCTACACCCTGTAGTTTATTCTTTCAGGATGTTTATGAATTTTTCATTAGATAGGtggacacacatacatgtactAGGTCGATATTACCTTGCACTCATCTGCTTTGTACATTTTTGCGACAGGACCAAACACTACTACGTCCACTTTGGCTGTCTCCGTGTCATCCGGTAATAAC
This genomic window contains:
- the cfap92 gene encoding uncharacterized protein cfap92; this encodes MESATEEADPMASAPDKSLDLPQRECDDGEVADKRQEDVLVPEADLLSEEQGLETRSVPDEDITAQTDDGSYYVTWSVYIALAIPQGEDVDASETPEKGMKANKDSTTGSMKAHKAQSSFHIEYKLLPDDTETAKVDVVVFGPVAKMYKADECKILRTWREGDQTWVGWSQNFNVRVNRDTLISLLPRKIRLQIWNSKDKLSSQAGYERLKALRLPQDQSENAADVCGEIKTMVNKLRSMREKKSNASKAYRKTDKDGNLAPHLKKGPEKHTTEVYDLEDIKKTGTASVEINPICLVAGDTSLTERFLVCSSGVLEVMCNISLDKPLMSDQLKTELNPLVITIVSATSMPSSPVPFHVLQERCMPVYCQYKFDNFEAHRTSYHKHDTDIYFKDVNVILTGLMNLEELQEFFSGPPLEIEVHDRDRKSDEAAKSPSSLGSGSDNANQRRATLLTKKMAAVNTHGVACLNLSDLLLGKKSLEVYLPIKSRPPPLLLDRERSRLKKTMTDAAAPVPQGHYYDANSQLKVKAEIAYPLNCKTDAPFGRIIYQFAFNNSSAMTKLRSEILQINAAAFHLGSRSLENIQTALSNYKMNFKHEKSKDLDFVTGFHVLDTRTHIFVLEGLQEKAVKRLWEAVPMKLSGSEEEHVIVLYNSNLGFFRRMYDSLDVGLSPVHLCEPLKTIMRKPLIYIRGVLPQPCFQALSRLSQLCRVKHLKEVVQYNLFPSADMILSLNEEYGTRVEQWEQKAGANTEKDLIALPVRMKRHAPLDTHNKDYDRWKHNSRQMAQQHTKNFIQENVEKVHEESEQLQKPDAAVLRIEESGGKPAHNYSIQTFNSNEQNKDLLRTEMAKVPWRRFTYSQQYHSATVDPGDVTLRSDSAAASTVWVTSMNKPKVHPRHPDEARVEELRKPWRENVLHANTLKPTLSRDMWAWDQRSMDFQLCGKPTSFFSTPPMTIHLTGESLQQEQLRAARAQYDRWLKKLLPGGSDPPADGPVPEFKCHMRGHSERLQDLLKDEPRKYSLRKAGMMLEPFPQLSVMNLGEGAAEERMSVALAPGDCTNCSLSSKNNVIPRHAPLPSKCHHT